In Haloarcula marismortui ATCC 43049, the sequence CGCGGTCTGCTAATCACTCTCTTCGCAGTTATCCTTCTACTAGCCTATCGGTCACGCTACACTGACCGTGCCTGCGTCACACTATGAAGAGGCGTCAAATTGTGCTGTCAGCCGTTGCTGCGTGTCCAGTCCTGCGTGAAACCGAGTGATAATCTCAGATTGGTGCTCTGGACATGCGAGCACGGCGACGGCCCCATCCTGAACCTGAATCACCGGTTGCTGTGGGTTGTACGGTGCGAGGTGACAACTGGGGCAGCTCACGCCGCCAGCGGGCCTGTGATTTAGGATTTCAGCGGTGGCTGTAGTCGTGTATCCACAAACAGACTTGAACTGTTTTAAGTGATCAGTACAGCCAACGAGTGGAACCGTTAGTTGGTCAATGAGCAGGAACGACGGCATACCATCGGGTGACTCCAGTGCGGACCGACATGCATCACACTGGATCGGCGGATATTCCTCATGTTTGTCCGACGGGTCCTGCAGTGGTTCTCCGGGGACCATAATAAGCAGAGCACGTGAAACTTGGGTACGCACACGGGTAAGTGATATGTTTAGATACTCGTCGGAGGATATCCAACCTCAGCAGACAGCAAACTAGCCTGTTATAAAACCATTCACAGCTGATTTACTGCGGTGTCGATCCGAGTAGAAAATGTTCGCATAAAGATGGCTACAAAAGATAGCGCAACATATAGAGGATCTATGCAGCATAGCTGCGCAATTTATTCCATCTGGTGAGTACTTGATTTGGTTCTGACCGCAAATATCTCACGTATACATAACTGACCAAGCCGCTGTCATCCCAGCTATTGTTAATATTCGCTCACGCAGAAGCCGTTTCCTTCTGGGTCTTCCATTACCGTCCAAGTTGCCGTGTGCGTTTCGTACGCTTCGGTCTTGGTTTCACGGACGGATCCCCCAAGCTGACGGAGTTGTTCAACTGTCTCCTCACGATTCTGGGTTGCCAAGTCAAGATGGATGGGGAGGTCGCGCTCCGTTCCTTTCGGTTGTTCTTTGAACAGCAGATTTGGGCTACCGCCAGGACGCTCAACAATTTCTGGACCAAGCGATCCCGGAAGGTCCTGTTGTTCACCATCAAGAGCTTCCGACCAGAACTCCGCCAGTCGTTCCGCATCAGTACAAGCAAAGGTAATAAATTATAGCTTTTCCATGCATATCAGTCATTCTACAGGGTCAAAACACCTGTTGTCAACGACAATTGTTACCGATTTTGACAGAGAAAAGATCTATTGTAAGTTGTAACCAACAGCTAATCTTTGAACAGTTCCGTATCGAATTCGTCAGTTGAGTCCCGAACGAGACGGTCCTCTCCATCATGAGCGGCAATCGCGCCCTCGCTCAATTCTGGGTTGACCTCTTCGATGGTCTCGGGTGCGACTTTCGTTGTGACCTCAAACTCCTCGATTGGACTAAGAACACCCCATGCAGCCCCGATTGCATGGAGGACAACGGCCAGTGGTGTCAATACCAGAAACACCGGCCACAGCAATGGATGTTTTTTGTAGGCCCACAGACCAAACAGCATATAAATAAACAGGACGACCAACAGTGCAGTCGAAATCAGTTCGAAGAACTGGATGCTAACTGTTGCACCAGGGACGACCGAAGCACCAATAATCAACAGTGGAATGGCCGGCGAAAAGCCCCACGACACGACGCGAGTTAGTGTCAGTGGTTGGTACACTAGCGGGAGGATATGACGATCAGAGTGTCAGTCAAGTTCGGACGTGCGTAGGGCCTGTAGACAACCCAGAGTATGAGGAGCGTACAGCGTTTATCTATGAATTATTAGCGATAAGGCCTCTTCTGAAGGTTATTTGAATATTCGCACAAAGAACTTATATAATTTGAGCCAGATGTTTACTACTAGCCGTAAGAAATCATGAAGATACACCTATTTTGGAGAAAAAATAGGAGGTTTTCGAAATCCAATGAGTACTGAGGATCCAGAAGAGGCGACCATGGTCACGCGACTGCTGAACAGTATCCGGACACTCACCGCCAGTCTTCGACCACGTCGGATTAGACCCATTGTCCCACCCGTGACTGTCACTGATGCCAATGATCGAGAAGTTCAGATTCGTCAATATTCTGAAAGTGACCGCAATTCACTGGTCACAATGTACGACGACTTCGACCCAACACAACGTGCACAGGGCGTTCC encodes:
- a CDS encoding VOC family protein; the encoded protein is MTFACTDAERLAEFWSEALDGEQQDLPGSLGPEIVERPGGSPNLLFKEQPKGTERDLPIHLDLATQNREETVEQLRQLGGSVRETKTEAYETHTATWTVMEDPEGNGFCVSEY